tgtttattagTCTTgtagtcattccactatagtatcgtgactgagctttCCCTAATTACACATTATTACGAAAGCTACTTAATAATTGTtcgtccaatgaccttatcataagtgtgttaccatcATAAGGTATGTTTAAACTCTTTGGAATAAATTTGTTCTccaaatatgatcctattttaccTCACAGTAATCATTACATttttcttcatgaaaagtcaattactatcaaataataattgaGTCATTTACCACAAAGACAAACGACACATAACCACGTTtatttttcatctatcatgtaatgccaatgagaggacaTGATTTACCCTTTAGTTGAGCTATGAATTTcattattgtgaatgatgctacatattgcAAAAATCATTTGCCTAACGCACCAAATTTTAGTTCCATTCTTAACTGATTttcaatttatttgattaaacttTTAGGTTCTTGAAGATCTTGGAATTCCTTGTTGTTGTGGTTGCCTTCATTTTCCaataaagtttatttttcatTCAGTTTACTTCAAGTTAATTGTTCGAACTTTTAAAATTCACTCCCAAATTCAGCATCATCAAGTATCTTAAACCAGATATGACTTGGAATTTGAACCTAACTTGTTTTTggataaaaccaaaataaatggGCCTcaacctcaaccttataataaaacatttttaaaataaatctgaaaatttaaaggaatttatttattttaactttatttatttatttttctaaaaaaattggaataaaagtttattttattttctaaaataaagACAACAAAAAGTGATTatatttaaaacaattttttttcccATAATCAGACTTATGTGAATATCCAAATATCCACCCTCATGCCAATTTTTCAAAGAAATAAATCAAATCAAtttagaaataaattaaaattagttTCAAATGAACTgggccaaaaataaataaaatctaacTTGATTCAATCTAAAACCCTTAAAATTTATGAAGGGAATTCAACCCCATCGTTATTTCAACTTCAAAAATTAATtccaatttcaaaattaaattagtATTAACTTTAAAATAGAAACAATTCTACTTCAAAATACTTCATAGCCCTTCAATGAGTTCAAAGCCCAATTGAAATTGCATACCCTCATCAATATTAGGTGTTTACATTGGACGGAAATATTAAACTAGACCCGACGATTTTGAGCATGTAATGGGACcaatgatttttttattattatataatttctaTTATTACCCAAAAGAACCCCAAACATTGCACTCAAACTTACTTTCTACTAATTATTGTAATAGCAATAATAACAATTGAATTAAGACTCAATAAAAAATATAACCAAATAATAAAGAACGAATAATTTCAACATCTAATCTATATAATAGTTGCATTGAAGAAAGTACATACAGCAATTTGAGAAAAAATATAGATATAGGTTTTGTTTGGtagaatgaaaagaaaattagAAGGATGAAAAACTGAAATGATAGAAaattaaaagaatgaaaaatatatttttttcttttcatcggTGTGTTTGATATAAAAgatgaaaaatgaaaagaaaaattctTTATCTTCCCATTTATTATTTGGTAGAGTTGAAAAATGGAGGAAATAAAATAGAACATttgaaaaatacataattttgaactaacatacacatctctcatttttTTTTATCCTCTTATCATTCTAATTTATTTGGAAAGATTGATTTTTATATATTAGAGTGAAAAATGATCATTCTTCGTATTTTCTTTCCTACCAATCAAACACgctcaaaatttattttcttctCACTTTTCCACTCCCTCTCATCCTTCTACTTTTTCATCTAACTAAGCACATCTTTAAACTCCATAGCTTACTTGGTTTAATGAAACACCGACATGATTAGCTCTTTTCAAGTCAAATCCAAGAATAAGATCTGTGATTCCATCTTTGACAATAAAAAAAGTGATACTGACAAAAGAAGAGATAGTGCTGGGTAATTGCAACCTCGAAATCTCTCTGTCAatttcaaataattcaaaataaatttgcTTCAGATCCTCCAGCTTGAACATCAATCTTTTCTATCATCGTGTCTTCTACATATCGATATGTGCAGTGTAAAAATGGCCTTTCATTTTCATCATACTACTGCTAATATTATACTCAGATATATGAGTTCACACGGTATCTTAATCACAAAACAGAGTTCTCCACAATCAATTTCCATTATGTTTTCCCCGAAGATAACAAAAGCCATCTAACAACTGCCCCAAAATTTCATGAAGCCTGCTCCATTGTAGTTGCTTCCTTGCAGTTAGGCCTTAACTATTCATACTTGTTTCTTTAGCTCTTTTCTTGATAATCTCGATCAACTGGCCAGCTCTTGACACAGCATCTTCAGATAAAAATCTATGCTTAACAAGTTCTCTTGGATCATTACATGTTTTTAGCATATCAGACAACTGCCTTATGGATGTCCTCCTTGCTTGTGATGAGTCCTCATCTCCACCATATGTATTGGGCAATTTTTTGGAAGAATGGATAGAACTCATAAAACCACATAGTTTACTTGCCATCTTGGTCATTCCCCTTTTCTTTAACTCATCATTCATTCTCTGGAAAGTGAGGTATTGTGGAGCCAAACCCCTTTGTATCATGTCCTCAAACTCCCTAAAAGCATCTTCAAACCTATGCATTTTGCAAAGCAAATGAACCAACATAGTGCTAGAAGCCAAGTCCCTATCGTATCCCCTCACCATCATTTCTTTGCTAACCTGAACTGCCAAGTCCAACCTCTCCTCCTCACACAGAAGCTTCAACAAAACCTGGTAAGTAAGCCGATCAGGAGTATGACCAGACTGAATGATCTTTGTATAAAGGTTCATTGCTTCCTCAATTTTCCTGAATTTCAAGAAATATCGAAAGAAATAATTGTAGGTTGTAGTGGTTGGGATGCAACCCCTGCTAATCATCATCTTAAGTATTTTACTAGCTCCTGCTAAATCTTTGGACTTGCAATAACCTTTTACTAAAGAGTTATATGTCGAAATATCAGGGCTAAGTTCACAGAACAAAACTTGTCCCATCATCACTAATGCATCCTTTAACCTACCTGCTTCCCCCAGTGCATCAATAATTGGATTGTATACTTTTAAGTTCGGCTGAATTCCTACTCCCTTCATTTCATCAACCAATTCCATTGCCCTCTCAATACGACGCATAGTACAGTATCCTTCTATTAAGGTACCATATGATACAACACTAGGTGACACACCATTCTTTTTCATGTCCAACCAAAGTTTCTCTGCATGCTTGAGCTTTCTCAACCGTAACCATCCATTTAATAGCATGTTATAAACCTTGATTGATGGAACCCAACAAAGATCTGTCTCCTTTTTTCTAGAGAAATATTCACTTGCCACCCCAACGTGCCCTTCCTTACTTAGTGAGtccaaaattatttcaaaaagaTTACTTTTGTCATTAGAACTGCAAATTTTATCTAAACAGCTTGCAAATTCAAATGTCCGGATAGCAGGCTGAGTCATACCTGCATGATTATATACTGCATCACTAAaccaaaagaaatataaaattcaatGGGAAATTTAAACTCTTTAAAGAAGGTTTATTTTCTTATCATGTACTAATTTTAAATGATCATATTAACTTAATGATTCAATGTTGAGTTTCATTAGACAAGTACATTTACCTGCTCAAATATAGTAGTAATCCATAACTTCTCAGTCCAAAACAAATATCTTATTCACAGACTTGCAAATTCATCATCGAATTGGTATATACTGCACATGTGAGTAGATATACCTACTCCAAATATGGGACAGTAGTAATCCATAATTTCTTGGTCCAAGAACAATATCTTAATTACGGATTCGCAGATTCATCATCGAATTGATAAAAAACTGGAACATGTAAGAACATACACCTGCTCGAGATATAGGGTAGTAGTAATCCATAAGTTATTAGTCCTAAAACGATGTCTTATTTACATATAACGTCTCGATATATAGGATAGCAATGAGCCATAATTTGTTATTCCGAATCCAATATCTTATTTAGGGATTTGCAAAATCATCATCTATATACCTACCTTAAATTCGTTAAGAAAAAACAATATTGAAGGTCAATAATGCAAAATGTAGACACAGAAATAGAATGTGAAGGATTGCTGAATTCAGGAGTCCAAGATTAATTTCCACGAAAAAGCAAGTTCAAAGCTTTTTACGCAAAGCATGAAGGAAATTACCAGCGCGAGCGTACCGTCTGATCAAAATTATAAAGGTATTGACAGAAACCAAATTGGAACCCTCCTTCCCAACATCAATCCGATCAAGAACCAAAATCCAGGCGTCCTCAAACTTCCTAGCTTTACCAAGTATATTGATCATTGAATTAAACAACGTCGCAGAGGATTCAAACCCAGGTTTCTTTTCAGCACAAAGAAATAAATTATGCAACAATTTTGGAGAAGAATCAAAGCGTTCGAATATTGCTTGGACCAGATCCGGGTCAGGGTCTACCCTTGTTTGGTCCAAAGCGGACTCGAAAGATGAACTGGAGGTAATGGCTGGGTCTTTGAGGAGATTGGAGATGATGGAAAATTTGTTTTGGGAGAAACCGGAGGTGGGAGCTGGGTGAGGTCTGGTGTTAGAATTTCGAGAATTTTGaaaaattcccactctaacactGCATTTGAGGcccaaaatgttagaaatcgaacGTTTAGAAACGAAAAGAAAATGCAAGAAGCATATAGCAATCAGGGAAGTAGAGAGAAAAAAAATGGCTCCACTAAACTAGCATAACACCCCAATTATCAGGTGAATTGTAGACAGTGGTGCTTTAAAagaacaaatagaaaaaaaatagatGGTAGTTTTTGGTTAGTAATGTTTTTGTAACTATACTACCAAGTAATATTCCCTAAGGGAGCACTTCTCCATGCATTGCTCCATAGGCAAAACTACATACATGGGAGCCAGGAGCCTTGCCCCCATGATACCAAGTTCATGGGCAAAGCTAAGCACCAAGACTTGTCATTTTCATGTGGTCTAATCATAATGAGCAAAGCATAGCAATTTAAGTTGAATTTGCAAGCATCTGTGCAAGAATTCATTTTCAGCCATTTTGTgaaatcatttttatttaataaaattctgcCTTTGTGCATATTTTCCAAGTGTGGACAGATCTGAAGTTACGactacttatcaagttgttcaagAAGTTGTAGAATCTTTGATTTTTCATGTCCCTTTCATAGATGTTTCTAGTTTCAAGTCAATTAGGGGTTCCATAAGAAGATTGATTAATTGGCAATTTTTATCATAAGTTCACCATGTAACGTCCCAAATCTCCGGTACAGTAAATAATACTATTTTGAGACCTAAAACAATGTAGctttgaagaaaaaagaaatagtTTAATAAGTGAAGTCTTaaggaattattttattttttgaaaagggAATCGTGAGAATGATTGTGAGTATGAGATATTgatattaggggcaaaattgtaaatttgaaATGTAGaggattaaaatgtaatttgactaaattgagtaaatATTAGTTAATAATGATTGCTGGACATTAGGATGATTTGGAATATGTATTATTATGAAGGAAACCACTttatggactaaattataaaatatgagGACCTAAAGTGCGAATTtcccaaaaatgaaaaaataagttaaaaaccATGAATGAACTCCCATATGATCGGAAGAGTAAGTGTAAAGAAAAAAAGGatttggggactaaattgaatggaaaagttcaaggactaaatcgcaaatttCCCATTTTATCTTGAAATGACCTAAATGCAAATTTCTGCATGGACTATTATTGATTATGGatgatatgtataaattattgaaattttgaggTATTAAGTGTCATGAATGGAATAAAGAAATATAGTAAGTGAAAAAGGAgctaaagtgcaattttacctcataaggggcATTTTGCTTATTTTACATGGAATCTAATtggaaatattatatttttttggtCAAGACCAAGGTATCCACCAACAACAATAGTGACTAATCCCCTTGCCATGGGTGCTCTTTAAAGATGTAAATGGTTGGCCACAAAATCTACTTTATTCCCATGAGCAAAGATCAAAACCCTAACAAGGGATGAAGTAAAGAACCACCGTTTGAGATAAAAAATTTATTTGCgttatcttttattttaaaaagttttGATATAACAAAGTTAACTAAAAGATTATCCTTAATCAAATTTGCAAAATTCATGAAAAAATCATAGAAAATTAGTTTCAAGTGTTTCCAAACTCATAACATTGATTAAAATGATTTAGAATATTTTTTATTAGATTAATGTAACATCTCCAAATTTTTTATCTAACATGTGGCACTATTCCGATAACAAATATAGTGAATGTAACAactcagttttagctaaatcaaattaatattttggaaccacaaatatgaggtcgtaaaattattttaatattatttttggtgtttatagcatgtgattatatatgtgtgaaagtttcgtgaaataattttatcgtttggatgcttaatttgagaaaaggactaaattgcataaaaggtaaaagttgcattctacatgtttaaagtgcttatttgctatggtttattaaatggaaggtccttatgatgaaattagaccattgatagtggaaattgacataaataggcattaaatggatgatattaaatgttctataataagtttaatttagtaatttggttattaaagattaataaaataaaataaaaacaaacattcATCATCTTTAGTCCATCTTCACCGAAAATTAAAAGAGAAAGTGCAAATTtgcttaaatatgtgtttttggactgaattgaatgaatcaatgaataaataagttaatttttaattcatatagatcttgaaagaaagaaatcaaatttagatTGGGAGAAATTAAAAGTTATTCAACAGTCGACCCGATAAGTCAATCCCTAATACGAGGTATGTTCATATAAAAATGAAtgcctttaaattgatttataaatgtttattagTTATCTAAATTGTTTATTAGTTATttaattgctatgaatgttgaacgagcaaatacgagcaagatTCGACAGAGTTATGAtatctgaaagtcccgtacgaaccttaggaaaagTATAGGatactaatgtcatgacattaggattatcgagatgtgattacatgtaagaccatgtctgggacattggcattgtattgtgattacatgtaagaccatgtctaggacattagcatcgttatatgatttcgtataagaccctgtctgggaaagtgacatcgatatgtgataacatataAGACcgtatctaggatatggcattgtacgagctttatgtGATTTCAAGTATCTTTAACGATTCTGAACGGTttaacgggcaaagtcaagtcgaaaatgaatgtgtgaatgagttaagtgactcaggtatatacgagattcatacgagtattgaaaaaggaagtatttgatgaatttaattaaatatgtgtacaatgagaaaggtttgtgtacttatatgtgtttacttatagttgTCTATTGATGGAAATGTTATTGATTCATGTggtaagtttatttgtatatggcttactaagcttttaaagcttactttatatgttatttccttgttttatagttaatcgaagctagctcagacatcagggatcatcaggaacatcgtcacactatcgatcatcttgttggtacttttgaagctttgtatatatggtatatagcatgtataggctagtgttaagatgataagttttgagttatgattttagccatgagatttggcttgcaaATGATGTAAATATTGGTGTGAATTtgaccatttaagttggcttgaattatatgaTGTATAAATTGTCTTAAGTTTTGGGCATGTTTAGTATGGTTTTATGATTGCTCTACTAGCTAGATGTTAATTGGTATATTATTACTTAGAAGATGGTGTTAGAATGCCGATGCCCCCAAGGCGCAGTGGAAAAATAAAATTTCGGcaatccaaaccatggatccatgtgtgaGGAATGAATCGGGAAAAAAATTATGATAATGGTTTCGAAATTATCGAAACTTCAATATGATTAGATAGCGACGCCTTGGCAACGAGAATTcagaaccactatcgaaccaagttGCAACTTTTTCAGATACCGACCTCTACGTAATCCACCCAATTGACAATGAACGGAAGAAGTCCCCAAAACTGTTTTAGAGATTTTCTTTActtgacggctgctagaccacTCAAGCTAGGTTTCGGGTTTTATTTATACATAACTCCCTTTTTTAATTGGTATATTTATAACGAatcttaattcacaaaattttaaaataaataaatataataatattttaaccgaaaattataattacattaattataacaaagatttcggtaaactatatttatttaaatttatatacaaaccaaattcatatattaatagaattatgttttcattatgtgtacaacatccttgtacatataatatgttcgatattttATTGCCCAattaattaattctataattaatttaattcatgtgacaaccaaacacaataccaactatgttttattccgaccatctcaaccatatggtgtgaccctgtaggctcttgtaacgttagcagtaatactagaatgATTTTAATGTTAcatacaatgagtggcatctagcaatgcatcattgctacctaagttacaagaagtcatgattcgacataaccttttgtgatttacctttcatgcattaatccttaagtcctttatctctggaatgaacacaagtcatagaatagtcacacttgcatagtccatctcatgtttcttgatatcttgagtagactatgatatacaGATAAGTATgaatctcatatcaacttatttgagcatggccatgcatttctagtctcactcaatcaagtggcctaagatattactcccattatgtaggagggacttatactatattgatcaaccatatccctctacatagattgtggtatatccaacatcagcctttatagaacaaccaattACGGTGTACATTTGACTAGATCAAAATATataactcacgatgttgggataatgatgatcttaagtctaaggatcatatacatattaatcactatgagtaatgttgtgacaattacataataatccaaaaaacatactcatagcgagtcagtccaatatgttgttctctaacacacatattcatgcattgattttgacactccatatcaatgacaactctttatcatcaatcaactacatattAGTCTTAATGCgttattgttgtcctagtcaacaataatacttgattAAGGATATTTTAAgaacaatcatattattctcaggacattattataaaacagtttatttatacacacagaaaagaaactgaaataataatggaaatgccttatattaataaacatggtaaatcaagtatgttattacaaccatctcatgattgatctttgggcatactcttataGATGGTATGTTATGAATTGGTTTtaagatgatgaattgatatgttttgaaacatgaaatagatgataaggtgatgaggaaatgcatttagaagttatgtaagTTTAATGATTTTGACAtattaatttggtatgttttggctatgGATTTGACTAGTTAAGAGGATGGTTTATAAATAGCATGAAACtgtgtatgaaatagcatgttttggttgcctattaatgtattgaattggtacaaatgttgtggtttaggtatgcttgaaaccaagcctattttcactccacacggtcaagcacatgggcgtgtggtttgaccgtgtgtgacacatggccttagtacacggccgtgtgtcctatggggtacccttttgaattaagtcagtataccctacaggtgtggcatggcctagacacatgggcgtgtctactggATGTGTGTGGCACATGGGATGGCACATGGACATGTGACCCTTGAATGCTTGAAAATTTTATGTGTTTtcctaaagtttgcaaatgttatcagtttagtctcaaaccttttccaagcatgttttaaggtcttgtagagtttcataagggacaatatgattatgtcTGATTGATGATTATGTGATAATGGATTCATGTATGAGAAATTTATGTTGTATGCCGTAAATGATTGGTAATGCTTCATAGCCCTATTtcggcgatggatatgggttaggagtgttacaatttattggtatcagagctatgatttagtcaattctaagactaacatagcgtgtgagagtctagctatacatgccatatatatacactgcaatagtgtgatgattcctaataGCTTAaagtgtgttttcatatagcaaatggattccgattgagttttagctacgatgtggaaagtaatgcgcccgcTCCCGCTCAAGAGGCAGCACCGGTTGATTCTAGGTCGATTTCAGGTAGTcgtgagggagaggctaagcaagcctttttccaaataaTGAGTGAGTAGTTCATGGATTTTGTTTGATtgaatccggctgctcaacaatcTCCACCCTCATCTGTTCCTCAACAAAACCCTGCTATTCCTTATGTTATAGATTTGACACTGTTGAACAAGCCGCCAGTGGATAAGATTAAGAAACATGGGGTTGAGGAGTTCTAGGCTaacattgatgatgatgctgagagagctgagctCTGGCTAGAGAACATGAccagagtattcgatgaattatcttgtacttcTGATGAGtgtatcaaatgtgtggtatctttacttagagataatgcatatcattggtggaaaatatTGATATTTGTGGTTCCTAGAGAACGGATTACGTAGGAGTTCTTTCAATCTGAGCTTCgaaagaagtacataagtcaaCGATTTCTCGAccagaagcataaagagtttctagaattgaaacaaggcaggATAATTGTtagtgagtatgaaagagaattcgtatgTTTAAGCAATATGCTTGAGAGTATGTGTCTACtgaggagatcatgtgtaaacgATTCGTTGActggttgaatgaagatataaaactattAGTCGGGATTCTTGAATTCAAGGAATTTGTCGTTCTAGTTGAGAGTGCTTGTAAAGCTgaggatctcagcaaagaaaagagaaaagcagacTTAGAAGCTAAAGACTCGAGAAAGAGATCAATGAGTAAGTCGTATCAATCTTTATTGAAGAAATTCTGATACTCTTTTAATCGTTTTAATGCATCAGTGGGACATTTAATCATGGATCGTGAAAAGCAACCTGTgaattctaaagctcaagctacatctattgctagtgttggcagtgtgagacaaAACTGACCCGAGTGTAGACATTATGGAAAATGGCATATCGGttattgtagattgaatgatcgagcctgttttaaatgtggatcattagatcatttcattTGTAACTGTCCTGAGTTGGCTGAGCAAGATACCATACAAAACACGAGGCTAAGTAACACTGcagttagaggtagaccacccagaaacaccagaaatgtgagtggtaggtAGAGAGCGACTAAAGATTCTGCTGTGAGGTCAAAGGCCAGAGCACCCGCACGAGCCTACACTATTTGTGCTTGCGAAGGAGCGTCATCTcaagatgttatcaccggta
Above is a genomic segment from Gossypium arboreum isolate Shixiya-1 chromosome 8, ASM2569848v2, whole genome shotgun sequence containing:
- the LOC108468651 gene encoding pentatricopeptide repeat-containing protein At5g11310, mitochondrial-like isoform X1; this translates as MINILGKARKFEDAWILVLDRIDVGKEGSNLVSVNTFIILIRRYARAGMTQPAIRTFEFASCLDKICSSNDKSNLFEIILDSLSKEGHVGVASEYFSRKKETDLCWVPSIKVYNMLLNGWLRLRKLKHAEKLWLDMKKNGVSPSVVSYGTLIEGYCTMRRIERAMELVDEMKGVGIQPNLKVYNPIIDALGEAGRLKDALVMMGQVLFCELSPDISTYNSLVKGYCKSKDLAGASKILKMMISRGCIPTTTTYNYFFRYFLKFRKIEEAMNLYTKIIQSGHTPDRLTYQVLLKLLCEEERLDLAVQVSKEMMVRGYDRDLASSTMLVHLLCKMHRFEDAFREFEDMIQRGLAPQYLTFQRMNDELKKRGMTKMASKLCGFMSSIHSSKKLPNTYGGDEDSSQARRTSIRQLSDMLKTCNDPRELVKHRFLSEDAVSRAGQLIEIIKKRAKETSMNS
- the LOC108468651 gene encoding pentatricopeptide repeat-containing protein At5g11310, mitochondrial-like isoform X2 translates to MTQPAIRTFEFASCLDKICSSNDKSNLFEIILDSLSKEGHVGVASEYFSRKKETDLCWVPSIKVYNMLLNGWLRLRKLKHAEKLWLDMKKNGVSPSVVSYGTLIEGYCTMRRIERAMELVDEMKGVGIQPNLKVYNPIIDALGEAGRLKDALVMMGQVLFCELSPDISTYNSLVKGYCKSKDLAGASKILKMMISRGCIPTTTTYNYFFRYFLKFRKIEEAMNLYTKIIQSGHTPDRLTYQVLLKLLCEEERLDLAVQVSKEMMVRGYDRDLASSTMLVHLLCKMHRFEDAFREFEDMIQRGLAPQYLTFQRMNDELKKRGMTKMASKLCGFMSSIHSSKKLPNTYGGDEDSSQARRTSIRQLSDMLKTCNDPRELVKHRFLSEDAVSRAGQLIEIIKKRAKETSMNS